The sequence CGTAAGGACAAAAATACGTTAGCGACGTGGCACAATATCAGAGTTCGAAACATACCAGCGGAGCGGCTGCTCTTGACCATCGAAGCTTCAGCGGAGTCGGTTCAGCTGCCGACAAGCAGTGTGTCTGTATCTACTCTCCTCCGAAAACGGCAGCTAAAGCAGCCGCTCCTCTTTATTGTCTCCAAAGGAGTGATGTAAGGAATCACCTCTGAGTCCCTGACAAAGATCTCGATGGGCCGTAAAAAACAAAAGGTTTCAACCGATACCGCAGGCACCTTTGGTTCAGACAACCCCTTCGCATCTCTCGATTCTTCCCCTCTCCCGAAGGTAGCTACAAAACCAGCGGAACCGGAATTGCCCGATCCAAAAAAGAAGACTGGTATGAGAGTCGAGATTCGGCGAGAGAAGTCGGGTAAAGGCGGAAAGACGGTCACCACCCTTCAAGGCCTAACTACCTTGGACCCACGTTCACGGGAATCTCTTCTTTTTGACCTCAAGAAAAGGATCGGAACCGG comes from Verrucomicrobiota bacterium and encodes:
- a CDS encoding translation initiation factor; translated protein: MGRKKQKVSTDTAGTFGSDNPFASLDSSPLPKVATKPAEPELPDPKKKTGMRVEIRREKSGKGGKTVTTLQGLTTLDPRSRESLLFDLKKRIGTGGTGVPGGIQLQGDCREAAERILEEKGFRPIRAGG